Genomic DNA from Prunus persica cultivar Lovell chromosome G1, Prunus_persica_NCBIv2, whole genome shotgun sequence:
TTTGGAAAGCACTGAAGATTCGAATTCAACATGAACTGAATAGTTTTGGTAGCAACAATGGTATTGCAATTTAAATTAACAAACACCTCTGACTCTCAGTCCAATACATTGCATATCTTTCTAACAACACCTTGATTCCCACTCAGGACACCAGAGCTAGAGAACTTGACAAAGGCAGAAGAAAATGCCTGAAAGAAACCATCCTGATCGGCAGCAAATCTCTTGACAGCGAGAGCTGTGCGCGGGTCCATCACCATTTCAGCATCAACTCTAAGTACCCCATGGCCTCTAATTACATTATTGTAGTAGTGGTTGTCGAATGTAAGTGTTGTAGGGTCATTAAGAACGAAGCTTGCATTTGATGTCAAAGAGCCTTGAGGACAGTTTATCCTTAGGAATGCTTCAAACATGGGCGCCATGCCTTCTACACGCCCACCTTGATCAAGTCTGCTTAGACGATTTAGAATGTTCAAACAATGTGTCACCCCTAGTGTGTGCGCGCCTGCAAATTGCAATAATATGTTTTTGGACATGTTAGTTTcataaaaagaacaaaaaggttGGTTTTTCAAAAAATGCGCACTGTTTTGAAGAAACCCAATAGAACAAGTTCGTGTTGTTGTTACCCATTATGGCCACAGATTCTTCGACTGTCATCCCTTTCTTTGCAAATAGTTGAAGCATGCCATCAACTCCGATGGTGGCAGAAGGAAGCAAAGAATCTGCAAGCTTATAGCTTGGAGGAACAGAAGAGTCTCTTCTTCCCAAAGGAACCTTTATCTGTGGCCCTCCTGACGCAGACACTGCCTCCCGAGCAGTTAAGACAAGAATGTCGGAGCAAGAAACCTGTTGGGGACATTCTAATTCAACTATTGACTTGAGAATGTTGATTGACTCTCTCTTTCTGATACCAAAGTTTTTCCCTGCAGCCATCTCCGATGACACAGTGTTCTCATTTGGATCCACAAGAATTGAAGCATCACAGCCCTGTTGTTACAAAATCAAACcatcatttattgaaaaaatataactaataaaaaatagaCTGCAGAGTTTCTATTTTTAAGCCATGCACTTCACCCTCGTTATTTGGGCTTATATCTCAA
This window encodes:
- the LOC18792772 gene encoding peroxidase 29, translating into MDLRAIVVGISLFVFSIGAEGQGLSYNFYENSCPQVEAIVRAALQPIFLADPTAPAALLRLMFHDCQVQGCDASILVDPNENTVSSEMAAGKNFGIRKRESINILKSIVELECPQQVSCSDILVLTAREAVSASGGPQIKVPLGRRDSSVPPSYKLADSLLPSATIGVDGMLQLFAKKGMTVEESVAIMGAHTLGVTHCLNILNRLSRLDQGGRVEGMAPMFEAFLRINCPQGSLTSNASFVLNDPTTLTFDNHYYNNVIRGHGVLRVDAEMVMDPRTALAVKRFAADQDGFFQAFSSAFVKFSSSGVLSGNQGVVRKICNVLD